The Dunckerocampus dactyliophorus isolate RoL2022-P2 chromosome 1, RoL_Ddac_1.1, whole genome shotgun sequence genome has a segment encoding these proteins:
- the flna gene encoding filamin-A isoform X3, whose protein sequence is MSGSHPRLHQSAAPAPNALSTDKDAEMPATEKDLAEDAPWKKIQQNTFTRWCNEHLKCVNKRIGNLQTDLSDGLRLIGLLEVLSQKKMFRKYNQRPTFRQMQLENVSVALEFLDKENIKLVSIDSKAIVDGNLKLILGLIWTLILHYSISMPMWDEEEEADDGKQKTPKQRLLGWIQNKLPELPITNFNRDWQTGRALGALVDSCAPGLCPDWDQWDQTKPVDNAREAMQQADDWLGIPQVITPEEIVDPNVDEHSVMTYLSQFPKAKLKPGAPLRPKLNPKKARAYGPGIEPVGNVVMKKAVFTVETISAGMGEVLVYVEDPAGHREEAKVTANNDKNRTYSVFYVPKVTGTHKVTVLFAGQHISKSPFEVEIGMAQGDSSKATAQGPGLEPTGNIANKSTYFDTYTAGAGVGEVEVVIMDPAGKKNTVTCNIEDKGNSSYRCTYKPTQEGQHTIYVTFAGGQISKSPFTVNIGEACNPSLCKAKGRGLQPKGLRIKETADFRVYTKGAGTGELKVTIKGPKGLEEPCKRKDLGDGVYGFEYYPTTPGTYSITITWGGQHIPRSPIEVKIGPEAGQQKVRAWGPGLEGGVIGKSADFVVEAVGDNVGTLGFSVEGPSQAKIECDDKGDGSCDVRYWPTEPGEYAVHVLCNNEDIQHSPFMAEIVNPPGKDFFPDKVKAYGPGLQSSGLAVGKPTEFTVDAKQGGKAPLKIVAQDGEGTPLDVHVKDHGNGTYTCTYTPRRPLKHTVMVSWGGVNIPDSPFRMNVGAGCHPNKVKVSGPGVAKTGLKAFEPTYFTVDCAEAGQGDISIGIKCAPGVVGPAEADIDFDIIRNDNDTFTVKYTPPGAGSYTIMVLFADQAIPMTPIRVKVDPAHDASKVKAEGPGLSRSGVELHKPTHFTVNTKGAGKANLDCNFSGPIKAEAVKDFEIINNHDNTHTVKYTPVQQGPLGLAVTYGGDHIPKSPFSVAVASALDLSKINVTGLGDKMTVGKDQEVNVKSKGAGGQGKVAAKVTAPSGKPVASKVEPGLSPETSQVKFIPREAGPYQVELTYDGVQIPGSPFTPIAYPATDPSKVRCSGPGLERAKVGETGEFIVDCTNAGPAELTIEIISDSGTEAEVHIQDNGDGTYTITYIPLYPGSYTLTIRYGGQDVPNFPAQLTVEPAIDASGIRVFGPGVEGTGIFREATTDFTVDARALTLSGGDHIKTLISNPSGSRTDSLITDLGDGTYNVEYTPYEEGPHSVEVCYDGTPVPKSPFRVAVTEGCDPARVRVHGPGLKSGTTNKPNKFTVETRGAGTGGLGLAMEGPSEAKMSCTDNKDGSCSVEYVPYEPGTYNLNITYGGQPINGSPFSVPVNDTVDSSKVKCQGPGLGNNVRANIPQAFTVDASKAGVAPLQVRVQGPKGVVEPAEILDNGDQTHTVNYIPTREGPYSINVLYADEEIPRSPYKVKVLPTHDASKVRASGPGLNTTGVPASLPVEFTIDAKDAGEGLLAVQITDPEGKPKKANIRDNHDGTYLVSYVPDMTGRYTILIKYGGDEIPYSPYRIRALPTGDASKCTVTVSIGGHGLGAGVGPTIQIGEQTVITVDAKAAGKGKVTCSVCTPEGAELDVDVVENEDGTFDIFYTAPQPGEYVICVRFGGEHIPNSPFQVTATDRPLGMNGLDVTGLRPFDLVIPFTIQKGEITGEVRMPSGKVAKPDITDNKDGTVTVKYAPIEAGLHEMDIKYDGIHIPGSPLQFYVDYMNSGNVSAYGPGLIHGTVNKPAVFTVNTKDAGEGGLSLAIEGPSKADISCVDNQDGTCTVSYLPVLPGDYSILVKYNDKHIPGSPFSARITGDDSMRMSHLKVGSAADIPLDIGELDLSQLTASLTTPCGREEPCLLKMLRNGHVGISFVPKEIGEHLVNIKKNGRHIPSSPIAVMIKQSEIGDASRVHVSGQGLSEARTFEPAEFIIDTRDAGYGGLSLSIEGPSKVDINTEDQDDGTCKVTYCPTEPGNYIINIKFADQHIPGSAFTVKVTGEGRMKESITRKKRAASVANVGSQCDLSLKIPEISIADMTAQVTSPSGQVHQADIMEGENNTYCIRFVPTETGVHTVCVKYNGMHVPGSPFQFTVGPLGEGGAHKVRAGGPGLERAEAGVPAEFSIWTREAGAGGLSIAVEGPSKAEIAFEDRKDGSSGVSYIVQEPGDYEVSIRFNDEHIPDSPFIVPVASPSDDARRLTVASLQESGLKVNQPASFAVSLNGAKGVIDAKVHSPSGALEECCVTEIDQDKYAVRFIPRENGLYLIDVKFNGSHIPGSPFKIRVGETGQAGDPGMVSAYGPGLEGGSTGTACEFVVNTSNAGPGALAVTIDGPSKVKMDCVECSEGYKVTYTPMAPGSYLISIKYGGPYHIVGSPFKAKITGSKLVSSHSMHETSSVMVDPVTRAISSTQQGAPTKSDASKVAAKGLGLTKGFVGQKNSFTVDCSKAGRNMLLVGVDGPKVPCEEILVKHLGNRLYNVSYQLKDKGEYILVVKWGNDHIPGSPFHIIV, encoded by the exons GTCTGTGTCCTGACTGGGACCAGTGGGATCAGACTAAACCAGTGGACAATGCCCGTGAGGCCATGCAGCAAGCTGATGACTGGCTGGGTATACCACAG GTTATAACCCCCGAGGAAATTGTGGACCCCAATGTGGATGAGCATTCAGTCATGACTTACCTGTCCCAGTTCCCGAAGGCTAAACTGAAGCCTGGTGCACCACTACGACCCAAACTCAACCCCAAGAAAGCTCGTGCTTATGGGCCAg GCATCGAGCCGGTTGGCAATGTTGTGATGAAGAAAGCTGTATTCACTGTGGAGACAATCAGTGCAGGAATGGGAGAAGTGCTAGTTTACGTGGAGGACCCTGCAGGACACAGAGAGGAG GCCAAAGTGACTGCTAACAACGACAAGAATCGCACATACTCTGTCTTCTATGTCCCTAAAGTCACAGGCACACACAAG GTGACCGTGTTGTTCGCAGGACAGCACATCTCCAAAAGCCCCTTCGAGGTGGAGATTGGCATGGCTCAGGGAGACTCCAGCAAGGCCACAGCCCAAGGACCCGGCTTGGAGCCCACGGGGAACATTGCCAACAAGTCCACTTACTTTGACACCTACACGGCAG GTGCAGGTGTGGGTGAGGTGGAGGTTGTGATCATGGACCCTGCAGGGAAGAAGAACACGGTAACCTGCAACATTGAGGACAAGGGCAACAGTAGCTACCGCTGCACCTACAAACCAACCCAGGAGGGCCAACATACCATCTACGTCACCTTCGCTGGTGGTCAGATCAGTAAAAGTCCCTTCACAGTCAACATTGGGGAAG CATGCAATCCCAGCCTCTGCAAAGCTAAGGGCCGTGGTCTGCAGCCAAAGGGCTTGAGGATAAAGGAGACTGCAGACTTTAGGGTTTATACCAAAGGAGCCGGCACTGGAGAACTTAAAGTCACTATTAAGGGGCCCA AGGGCCTTGAGGAGCCTTGTAAAAGGAAAGATTTGGGAGATGGTGTGTATGGATTTGAGTATTACCCAACCACTCCTGGAACATATTCCATCACCATCACCTGGGGAGGACAGCACATCCCCCGCAG TCCCATTGAAGTCAAAATTGGCCCTGAGGCTGGCCAGCAGAAGGTGAGGGCTTGGGGTCCAGGCCTAGAGGGCGGTGTGATTGGCAAGTCTGCTGACTTTGTAGTGGAGGCTGTTGGAGACAACGTTGGCACACTGg GTTTCTCTGTGGAAGGACCATCTCAAGCCAAGATTGAATGTGACGACAAGGGCGATGGTTCTTGTGATGTGCGCTACTGGCCCACAGAGCCTGGCGAGTATGCGGTACATGTGCTCTGCAACAATGAGGACATTCAGCACTCCCCATTCATGGCCGAAATTGTCAACCCTCCTGGCAAAGACTTCTTTCCTGACAAG GTTAAGGCGTATGGTCCCGGTCTTCAAAGCAGTGGTTTGGCTGTTGGTAAGCCTACTGAGTTCACAGTGGATGCCAAGCAGGGTGGAAAAGCTCCTTTGAAAATTGTGGCACAG GATGGGGAAGGCACGCCTCTGGATGTGCATGTTAAAGATCATGGCAACGGCACCTACACCTGTACTTACACACCACGCAGACCTTTAAAACACACTGTCATGGTCTCCTGGGGAGGCGTCAACATCCCTGACAGCCCTTTTAGG ATGAACGTTGGGGCAGGCTGTCACCCAAACAAGGTCAAGGTATCAGGACCCGGGGTGGCCAAGACCGGTCTTAAGGCCTTTGAGCCAACATATTTCACTGTTGACTGTGCTGAGGCAGGTCAAG GTGACATAAGCATAGGAATTAAGTGCGCCCCTGGCGTGGTGGGACCTGCAGAGGCCGACATCGACTTTGACATTATTCGGAATGATAATGATACATTCACTGTCAAATACACCCCTCCTGGAGCAGGCAGCTACACCATCATGGTTCTGTTTGCTGACCAA GCTATTCCAATGACGCCTATCAGGGTAAAGGTGGATCCTGCTCATGATGCCAGTAAAGTCAAGGCAGAAGGACCAGGACTCAGCCGCAGTG GTGTTGAATTACACAAGCCCACTCATTTCACCGTAAACACTAAAGGAGCAGGAAAAGCAAACCTTGACTGCAACTTCAGCGGCCCCATCAAAGCAGAGGCTGTGAAGGACTTTGAAATTATTAACAACCacgacaacacacacactgtgaaaTACACTCCTGTGCAGCAG GGTCCTCTGGGGCTTGCTGTGACCTATGGTGGTGATCATATACCCAAGAGCCCTTTCAGTGTTGCTGTAGCATCTGCACTGGACCTCAGCAAGATCAACGTCACAGGGCTGGGGGACA AGATGACCGTAGGCAAGGACCAAGAGGTGAATGTAAAATCAAAGGGTGCTGGAGGTCAGGGCAAAGTGGCAGCCAAGGTGACCGCACCCTCAGGAAAGCCAGTGGCCAGCAAG GTGGAGCCCGGGCTGAGCCCAGAAACCAGTCAAGTGAAGTTTATTCCACGAGAGGCAGGGCCATACCAGGTTGAACTGACTTATGATGGAGTCCAGATCCCTGGATCACCTTTCACCCCCATAGCTTACCCTGCCACAGACCCCTCCAAG GTGCGCTGCTCTGGCCCGGGCTTGGAGCGTGCCAAGGTTGGGGAGACAGGGGAGTTCATCGTAGACTGTACCAATGCTGGCCCAGCTGAACTGACCATAGAGATTATTTCTGACAGTGGAACAGAGGCTGAAGTTCATATACAGGATAACGGCGATGGCACTTACACCATCACCTACATTCCCCTCTATCCCGGATCCTACACTCTGACCATCCGCTATGGGGGCCAGGATGTGCCCAATTTCCCAGCTCAGCTCACTGTGGAACCAGCCATTGATGCCAGTGGAATCCGTGTGTTTGGACCAGGAGTGGAAGGCACAG gcaTTTTCCGTGAAGCCACCACAGACTTCACAGTGGATGCACGAGCTCTCACTCTGTCCGGAGGTGACCACATCAAAACTCTAATCAGCAACCCATCTGGCAGCCGCACTGACAGCCTGATCACTGACCTTGGGGATGGAACCTACAATGTAGAGTACACTCCCTATGAGGAGG GCCCGCACAGTGTGGAGGTCTGCTATGACGGCACTCCGGTGCCCAAGAGCCCATTCCGTGTTGCCGTCACCGAAGGCTGCGATCCTGCTCGAGTGCGTGTTCATGGTCCTGGCCTGAAGAGTGGCACTACCAACAAACCCAATAAGTTCACAGTGGAGACACG GGGAGCAGGTACTGGTGGTCTTGGGTTGGCGATGGAAGGTCCGTCAGAGGCCAAAATGTCCTGCACTGATAACAAAGACGGTAGCTGCAGTGTTGAGTACGTCCCCTATGAGCCAGGGACATACAATCTCAACATTACTTACGGAGGACAGCCCATCAATG GAAGTCCTTTCTCAGTGCCAGTCAATGACACAGTGGACAGTTCCAAGGTGAAATGCCAAGGTCCAGGGCTGGGCAATAATGTCAGGGCTAATATTCCTCAGGCCTTCACAGTGGATGCCTCCAAAGCTGGAGTAGCTCCACTGCAGGTTCGCGTGCAGGGACCCAAAG GTGTGGTGGAACCTGCCGAAATTTTGGATAATGGCGACCAAACTCATACAGTCAACTATATTCCTACTAGAGAGGGTCCGTATTCCATTAACGTCTTATATGCTGATGAAGAGATCCCACGCAG CCCCTATAAGGTGAAGGTGCTTCCCACCCACGATGCCAGTAAAGTACGTGCTAGTGGACCTGGTCTCAACACCACAGGTGTGCCTGCCTCTCTGCCTGTGGAGTTCACCATTGATGCCAAAGATGCAGGAGAGGGACTGTTAGCTGTCCAGATCACT GACCCAGAAGGAAAACCAAAGAAGGCAAATATCCGTGACAACCATGACGGAACCTATCTGGTGTCATATGTTCCCGACATGACGGGCAGATACACCATCTTGATTAAATACGGAGGAGACGAGATCCCATATTCACCATATCGCATCCGGGCCCTACCCACAGGAGATGCCAGCAAATGCACTGTCACAG TGTCAATCGGCGGTCACGGTTTAG GTGCCGGTGTTGGCCCAACCATCCAGATCGGTGAACAGACGGTCATTACAGTGGATGCTAAAGCTGCTGGGAAAGGCAAGGTGACCTGCAGCGTGTGCACACCAGAGGGAGCAGAACTGGACGTAGATGTTGTAGAAAATGAGGACGGAACATTCGACATTTTTTACACGGCACCACAGCCTGGCGAGTATGTCATCTGTGTCCGTTTTGGAGGGGAGCACATCCCCAACAGTCCCTTCCAAGTCACG GCAACAGACAGGCCATTGGGAATGAATGGTCTGGATGTGACTGGGCTCCGTCCATTTGATCTCGTCATCCCATTCACCATTCAGAAGGGAGAGATCACAG GTGAGGTCAGAATGCCGTCAGGCAAAGTTGCCAAACCTGACATCACAGACAACAAGGACGGCACAGTTACCGTCAAGTACGCTCCAATTGAGGCGGGGCTACATGAGATGGACATAAAATATGATGGCATTCACATCCCTG GAAGTCCCTTACAGTTTTATGTGGACTACATGAACAGTGGTAATGTAAGTGCCTATGGTCCTGGCCTCATTCATGGCACCGTCAACAAGCCTGCGGTCTTCACTGTCAACACGAAAGATGCTGGAGAGG GTGGACTGTCTCTGGCTATTGAGGGGCCATCCAAGGCAGACATCAGCTGCGTGGACAACCAGGATGGGACATGCACTGTGTCCTACCTGCCTGTCCTGCCTGGAGACTACAGCATCCTTGTCAAATACAATGACAAGCATATTCCTGGCAGCCCCTTCTCTGCAAGGATTACAG GCGATGACTCCATGAGAATGTCCCATCTGAAGGTTGGATCAGCTGCTGACATTCCTCTGGATATTGGAGAGCTCGACCTGAGCCAGCTGACTGCCTCACTCACCACGCCTTGTGGTCGTGAGGAACCTTGCCTCCTCAAGATGCTGCGGAATGGCCACGTTG GCATATCATTTGTTCCAAAGGAGATTGGAGAGCATCTGGTGAACATAAAGAAGAATGGTCGCCACATTCCCAGCAGCCCCATCGCTGTCATGATTAAGCAATCAGAGATCGGAGACGCCAGTCGCGTTCATGTTAGCGGCCAGGGGCTGAGTGAGGCCAGGACCTTTGAGCCTGCGGAGTTCATCATTGACACTCGGGATGCAG GTTACGGTGGCCTAAGCTTATCCATTGAGGGACCCAGCAAAGTGGACATCAACACAGAGGACCAGGATGACGGCACCTGTAAGGTCACATACTGCCCCACTGAACCTGGAAATTACATCATCAACATCAAGTTTGCTGACCAACACATTCCGG GGAGCGCATTCACAGTAAAGGTTACAGGGGAGGGCAGGATGAAGGAGAGCATTACCAGGAAGAAGAGAGCAGCATCAGTGGCCAATGTTGGCAGCCAGTGTGACCTCAGCCTCAAGATCCCAG AGATCAGCATCGCTGATATGACAGCACAGGTGACCAGTCCCTCTGGTCAGGTTCACCAGGCTGACATAATGGAGGGAGAGAACAACACCTACTGCATCCGTTTCGTCCCCACCGAGACAGGCGTCCACACAGTATGTGTAAAATACAACGGTATGCACGTGCCCGGCAGCCCATTCCAGTTTACTGTTGGCCCCCTTGGAGAGGGAGGGGCACATAAGGTCCGTGCTGGAGGGCCGGGACTGGAGAGAGCAGAGGCTGGAGTACCAG CTGAATTCAGCATCTGGACAAGGGAGGCTGGCGCTGGAGGGCTCAGTATTGCCGTAGAGGGACCGAGCAAGGCCGAAATTGCATTTGAGGACCGTAAGGATGGATCCAGTGGAGTGTCTTATATTGTGCAGGAACCAG GAGACTATGAGGTGTCGATCCGTTTCAATGACGAGCACATCCCTGACAGCCCCTTCATCGTTCCAGTGGCCTCGCCTTCAGATGACGCCCGACGCCTCACTGTTGCCAGTCTTCAG GAATCTGGCTTGAAGGTGAACCAGCCAGCATCATTTGCAGTCAGCCTGAATGGAGCAAAGGGTGTGATTGATGCAAAGGTTCACAGCCCCTCAGGGGCTCTGGAGGAGTGTTGTGTCACTGAAATTGACCAAG AtaaatacgcagtgcgcttcATCCCAAGAGAGAATGGTCTCTATCTAATTGACGTGAAGTTCAATGGAAGTCACATCCCTGGCAGTCCATTTAAGATCCGTGTTGGAGAGACAGGGCAGGCTGGAGACCCTGGGATGGTGTCGGCCTATGGACCAGGATTAGAAGGAGGCAGCACAG GAACGGCCTGTGAATTTGTGGTCAACACAAGCAACGCAGGCCCAGGGGCTTTGGCTGTAACCATCGACGGTCCCTCCAAAGTGAAGATGGACTGTGTGGAGTGTTCTGAGGGCTACAAGGTCACATACACCCCTATGGCACCTGGCAGTTATCTCATATCTATCAAATACGGCGGACCCTACCACATTGTGGGAAGCCCCTTCAAAGCAAAGATCACCG GTTCCAAGCTTGTTTCCAGCCACAGTATGCATGAAACCTCCTCTGTCATGGTCGACCCTGTGACACGTGCCATCAGCTCCACACAGCAGGGTGCTCCTACCAAATCAGATGCCAGTAAGGTGGCGGCTAAAGGCCTGGGGCTCACCAAAGGCTTCGTTGGTCAGAAGAACAGCTTCACTGTTGACTGCAGCAAAGCAG GTCGTAACATGTTGCTGGTTGGGGTGGATGGCCCCAAAGTCCCCTGTGAGGAGATCCTGGTGAAACATTTGGGTAACCGCCTGTATAACGTCAGCTACCAGCTCAAAGACAAAGGAGAGTACATCCTGGTGGTCAAATGGGGGAATGATCACATTCCCGGCAGCCCCTTCCATATCATagtctaa